CTCGGCACAGGCTGCAATAAGgtgcgagcagggatagtgtaaagattgccacttcccgtaggagcattcgcgcctctggatgctcaaagtttggacattgtttcctttatggggtccccgCTGCGCGGTcatgatgctaaaagtacccctagaccagttgaacgtcgtgactcgttgtctggtcgccttcagcttccttctttccatcgctagcaatatatgcggagttAACGTATTTCCTCTAGATATTGCGTTATGAGTAGACTCCCGTCGGCTATTAaagtaatgtgcaacgcgataaaatgttagttgcacgaaagccgttatgggaaggctacgtgCACCTTTTAGGACAacgttgaaacattcgaccaggttggtggtcatgtttccatacctctttccaccgttgtggcactgagtccacgtatgaggagggatctgatcgaagaacgacttggctggctctccaccctcgtcgaatatcctctccatccaggtatcaaattttctcacctgatgctcccttctgGCTCGTtcagccattcgcttcatattgacactccgcactttcgtattaaagttgctgacgacatgtcgaaggcaaaatcggtggtgtgcacgtggtggttgccaatcaggattgtgctgcaccgcagcgataatccctagatgtcgatctgatatgaggcaaatgtcgtccctgtcggtaatcaaacgcagagaacacagaaaccaattccatgtgtcaaGGCTTTCCTTTTGCataatagcgaatgcaaggggaaatatttacctatttgcatcggggcacatcgcaataaggagtttgcccttaccgtacaagtgtgtcccatccacatatataacgggagggcagtgacgaaaaccctgaatagatgctgcaaatgaccaaaatacagatacgaAGGTTCGCTGTTAGTGCTCCCTGGAACCggagttgacctccacctgactgtagtcccaggattgtacgcgcgcatcacttccatccacttcggcaacgtttcatacgatttctcccaatcaccgaagacttgggctattgccttctgtttgcccaaccaaaccttcttataagatattgaatacccgaatcaacgatcaatgaactccttcaatgtagcgatcaACATCGACGCATAtcccctgatcatattcactatctccccagcaatgagggacgacgtgatttggttatggtcctgcgatataAGTTCATTCAAACATGTATGCGGACcactatattgggtgatttcaaaaaaatggtgtatcatccgatacatggcacgcaatctccacgcgtaatcgtggtccttacacctagcaacccacaactcaggagtagattgcaccacatggaagtcatggtgggtgcaagcgtgatatattcgcactgcagcgatcagctgatccttcgaaccgaagagcatccccttactcaactcagaggattcttcccaacgagtgacgcgtatgggaagctcattgaccgcagttaaatctgcagcagctaggtcaatatgaccgtacatcggaagctTACCGATGAATTGCGCGTCAAACGTTGCATCGTCCATGTCAtggtgaggtaagttcacatcatcggggacatcatttaacccttcacccatttcctgctcgtgcatgtgttcgtcttcaatatgaacatcattcataatgttcatgccctcgtccaatgcgtcgttcgcaatggcaaacaacgatgTTGGTACCACACTCAGGACGTCTTCACAACCTCCCTGCGGAAACTTGTAaggaacaggtgcttcgtactccgacggctggaatgacgatcccgaatattcgttaaaatcgaccgtggacatagcacgaacctccccaccaacatcgacctaatgtgtttgttcggtgtcttcaccgacttcacccaattgctccgcgggctcatctggttgcctaactgcaattacacccacttgaggaatagtctcgacatacaattgcatcgttaaatatgtctcaccgacacagtgtgcgtccaatacaatgcacaacccataatcatctgatatcggaacagcctcgtagaacgctgtattatttaactctcgcgcagggtatcttgcggtcacctgcaatgcatattgatctggatcaatatgcaaatatttatatatcttcgtatataatttacttaatttacacctacggccaattcgaataagtcgaactagccgactactatacctaacaccatctaatgcggttataatgttccccctatatataaaaatactgtGACTGGATCACTGCTtaagcttcctgccatttagatcggcgatcgggaaataaaacaaacctacgcaagacaaaattgtatatataagtgatgtgtaaatgagatgaaataactaataactataaactaaatagatgtatacaaattctaatgaatgaatgaacttagagtttggacctaactttcccaccaaaaaaataaatagatgaattcagcgtctatgaataaacaacatgaatatgtattgattttccccatatgacatatacttcggattttcccaaaattgtaattcaactcttaagagtaatttttccaaaatggtacttcgtactctgcctcattatgggttgggttgccacttaatttgaagttcaattttgttaagtagccttttgaggattcattgctaatccaaacagccatactcaaaggagttgaagggatattttggaaaaatgttacttaggacgcataacatcccgattcatgaaatgagaatgggattgtcttatggcaagtgctttaaaatgtgaacactacatttatatcgatatattggtgaaaaatacataaattcggggaggaaaaaactcattactactctcctctaataatgtgaccttttagctatcatctctacaGTGTTCCCAGTCAGCGTCATCAACAGTGACTAGTCGAGGCCGGCTTCGCCCTCGTACcgttggatctttaatggtgctctgtcgactgtggcttcctcaggcaccccccaccctaggatcttatacatatggggcTTGTCTCATGATGAATTCCCCACCTTATCTGCTCTTACTTCctttggatattattatttatttatttttattttaaatataatttttgcaagtttcagttttttagtgtgattggtgaactaaattattaggtaattttaataaagtataTTAACTTAGACAAAGACACTAatcttcccaaaaatttgataaaaagacaatcacatatcctaaggtttcaagaattttaaatattataccaAGAGTTTTAAGAATTTGTACAACGTTTGCtgacatttcaagaatttcaatgatctctcttgagatttgttaaaaatgcACAAATCTCACTTTACAATTTGCAAAcagacaagttttttttttaagataaattttattttcttttgacaaacatcaaatgagGTTTTTAACATTTTTGATACTTTAGGAGATGttcgtgacatttttgaaattttagcaaagatatttgtcttttaagcaaacttaaaaaaaatgaatatcttttatcctattaattattgtattctagtaatcataagagagggagaggggaCTTAATTCCGTCACTAGGACCTCTTATCTGAcaataaaaaattcacaaatgatactccttatattataattataaagttCTATTCTAATCTATTCCAAATGTTTCAAACATGCGGCTCAACTTGAACTTTATTATGTGGTTGGTTCAAAGTATGAGTTTGATTCATTAGGAATTCAAACTAAATTTCAAGGAAAACTAAAGCTTGAAATTAAATATAAGAAACATCAAAggcatgtgtatatatatactctatgcgttatctatgaaatatatcatAGGCATTACATTCTTAAATGAGCTaaaattattaaagtttgtgtaggaaataaaataagtcaaaatttaaattctaaatttcgtTAACTCATAGAAAAGTATATGCACTTAATACGATAaatgacaatacaatttataattacaatgtgcactcacattaactcaaagcatcaattaaaaccatacaatttacatgttattgaaaaattttagtggatgtgcccaattatattaaaaacaatacaagaaaattcaagaattgaataacaaaatttcccattttgaaagtaaaccatatgatctaattataattgcacaattatattcaaaagagtagaaggaaattcaacaaatttagtgAGTGGAGGAAACTTCAACAAATTCTAAGGTAGGaaagataatgcattttacaatgaaacaacaatccaaaaaaaataaataaatattgaacaacagtttgaatggaaaaaataaaatattatcagcaaaaaattaaattcaaatacccaaacaatgaaatacaaataaaatattatcagcaaaaaattaaatttaaataccaaaacaatgaaatacaaaccttaagagtaATGTTTGTCTACGAAtcttttaacacaaatcacaaactctctCTCGGATTATCAAAGCTttggatgaaataaaaataatgtaaaaatCTAAGCACTGAACATGGaaaacataacttaccccatctccttatATAACTTTCGATTTGATGAAGCctgcaacggtcacctgctccaGAGTCTTCCTTCAACGATAACCTACTCGGCTCTGCAACAGGTACTCTGTTCgcgcaagaaaggaggaagaacgggcgaggttattctgaagcaaatctcgctactccaagtagcgagatttgccacgcctCAAAAGCCGGGTGGAGGTAATTCAAAAGGCGGttggcagagcattaattatcccaattaaatctcgttacttggagtagcgagatttgccatgcGTTAGCGCGAGCCCTTCAGCAaaggtaaatctcgctactccaagtagcgagatttgcttaaatatcgctacttggagtagcgagattacgtcagagtcattctgggaaatatttcccataatgaggtattatttaatatattcttttaaataaaagttaaaacgggaaaaaactcgtaGAGCAAcctctatattattatttttttttttttttttttttcaattactaCATGCTCCGTtcataataaataatagtaaaataatgtGTAATGTGAGTTCAACATTTTATACATTTAAGAAAGATTTACTAATATTTTAGATTTAGTTAAGATGATCAAAATAATTGCATGAAATTAATAACTACAAATCTTTAGTTGTACTAATTAAAAGTAGGAAAGACTAAAATAAATTTCCCTTTAATAGTATACCAGCCAACTTGTGATTCTACacattcaaataaataattatcaCGTGAAAGTTGTCCAAAATCAAGGACTCGATGCAGTCCTAACCCAATAATTTTATTCATTGTAACGACTGCCGCCCTGCATAGCCAAGAGCTAACTGATTCTCGCGCGCAATTCAGAGGTCCATTCCTCTTTCTTTCACCGAAGCGGAGAGAAACAGAATCTCTCAAATGCCAATGGCGGATCTCTGCAAATCCTCCTCGTTTTTCTCAGATCAGCATCTCTGCTACGCCGATATTCTCCTGCCTTTAGAGGTActcttcatcttcatttgcaaGTCCACGCTGAAAAGCGCTCCAAGCATGCTTAATTTCGTCGTCTTCGCTCACGAAATGAATGTTTCTTGTGTGTGTTACTTGATCAGGTACGAGCGAGGATTGAAGTAGCAGTTCTTAATTTTCTCAAGATCTTGAACTCTGCTTCTCCAGCAATCTCTGATCTTCCTCTGGTAGGACAAACTCGCTATTTCATTTAGTTCCCTCTAGTTGCAGTCGCGACAAAGTGGATTTGCAAGTAGTTGCTCGAGATTTAtgtgcttcattttttttaatttcgaGAATTGTTTTGAGTTTTCGAATGAACAGATCGCTAGGAGGTCGAGTAACAGCCGAGTCGGTCAGGGACTTTTGAGCGACGTTTCTTGGATTTTTCTATCTCATTCGTTTTGCACTAGGTCGTTGATGAGACCAAATGCTGCTAAAGCCTTTATTCGAGGTCTCACAAACCTAATTGTTATGCTTAATCTTTCGCAAATTTCCTTCATCGATTATTTGGTTTGATCTTGCCTAATTTCATAATGAAAACCGgcatctttattttattttaaacctgcatctttattttattatcttacttGAATTTAAATTACAGTGTGGAAGGTAATGGAAATGTGCCTACGAATTCTGGTTCAGGAAAAGCGGGTGACGCAGAGAGAGCTCTTCTACAAGCTGCTTTGTGGCTCACCAGAATATTTCACTTCTCAACTGCAAGTCAATAGGACAATCCAAGGTCTGTCTCTTCTCCAATAAGCTGAAATTTCCTCTTCCCCAAGGCTTACAAGTTACAACTATATTTTTAATCTATGCACAAAGCATGACTAACAAATTTTATGCCAAACTAAACAGATGTAGTGGCCTTGCTTCGGTGCAGCAGATACAGTCTTGGAATCATAGCCTCCAGCAGAGGAGCTGTTGCTGGCCGCCTGTGGCTGCAAGTATATATCTTATCTCTCAACCTCTGATGCGACAATTGCgattttttttttcgaaaaaaaaatatatatattacagaaTGGTGGCCGAGTCAAATGCAAAgctagtttttaaaatttctcgTGTGGGTGCAGTTTAAGTACAACTCTGGTGTGATTATTCTATTGAAATTGCATCATTTTAATATGCACATTAATCATATGTGTAACACATTCGAATGTAGAGTTTCTacattatcaaaaaaaaaaaaaaaaagatcctaCTGTGATCGagcaatataaaatattttttgaaatttaagctTGCGGATTAATGAGGGTTTGTGCTTCATTACCACTTTAGAGACAATGCTAATGGCTTGGACAAGCAATGGTGTTCAAATTTCAAGTTTGATTCTGAATTTTTGTAGGTGGAGAGAGGATACTACGTTTTTCATTCAAAAGCTGCATCTATCACCATGTTTTGTTTCTTACTAGGCACTGTTTAGTGTTATTGGTTTTATttttcaaccaaataatgcaAACCTTGGTTTATTTCTACTCTTCATCTTGTTGGAACATGGAAAAGGAGCCAAACCAAGAGGTTGTGGACTGTTCTACATGTGGCTCTTCCGGGCACGCTATTTCTGGCGATTTGAACTTGTTAGAGAAGATGGCCATGAGAACAGATGCACGGTATATCATCGTGGTGGAAAAGGTATGTTTTGCTCATTTAGTTTCTGTATGAGCTTAAAAAAGCTTTTCAATTTGCTCTGCAACAATACTTTCTGACTCTGGGTTTGTTTAGCATGCGATATTCCACAGGCTGGCTGAGGATTGTATATTCAATACAATTCCAAGCATTCTTATCACTGCCAGAGGCTATCCTGATATTGCCACAAGGTCACACATCAAAGCACTGGATGACTATCTgattagaaaaaaagaaaaaattaagccCTGTGGGAGGACCAAGGTGATCTTTCAGATTATCTCATCAAATGAAAATacaccaaataataaaaatacgtGGATCATATCATGTGATATTCACTATTTGATGTGTTTTTGTTGGATGAGGGAGTGTGATGGGAGGACCGCCTTGATCACCCGGAggacctaatttttttttcctatttgatACCTTAATGCTTCAAAACACAAACTTCCCATCTTCCATTCACATTTTTCAGCCCTGCTAGTTGTTGTAAACAGGTTTCTTCTTCACCGAATGAGCCGAGCTTTTCCAGACCTGCCAATTTTAGCACTGGTTGACTGGTACAGCTAAATTTCCTAATTGCATGTTCAGTAAATGGGAATGAAGATCGAGAGGAATGAAATTGAATTTACCATTTGATTTTTTTCATTCATTCTCTCTATTCAAATTTTCATGTCATTCCATTTCTACCCCGTTCCACTTCTCAAACCAAACGTGATTTAATTGCaatgatgaaaaaaaatttatacttcAGCAGTACTCAGATTCGTTCAACTGAGGGTGACCTCTGTCTGCAAATTGCTTCAGATGTAATTTTTGTACACATTCTAACTTTTGGAAGACTAAATATTTTTAAGGAATCCAGCAGGATTGGCCATCCTATGCACCTTCAAGTTTGGAAGCATTGGCATGGGGCTAGAGGCATACAGATATGGTGCTTTATTGCATCCTTGAAATATCATTTCAAATCAAACCGAACCTAACCCATGAAAACCAATTGATTTAGTTTCAGTCTTTTTCAGCTTGCAATGTCAAATGGCTGGGACTGCGAGCTGATGATCTGCAGCTTATACCTGATGAATCATTGGTTCCATTGAAGCCACGAGACCTGCAAATAGCCAAAAGCTTGATGCGCTCAGAGACTTTGCAGGTAAAATTAACGAGGCAGAAAAGGAGGTTGGCTCAGTTTTCAATTGAGAAAGGCCAAGTATTGTTTACTTCATGTTTAGTCAATCAGAATGTATCTTGAACACAAGTGCTCTTCGACAGGAAAATTACAGAGAAGAGTTGGAAGTAATGGTTCAGAGCGGTCGTAGGGCAGAAATTGAAGCTCTGTATTTCCATGGGTATGATTTCTTAAGGAAATACATATCAAAGAAAATAGTACAAGTCAGTTACATCTAAAAAGATTGACTGTCTTTTTTCAAGTGTCCCAACCAAACTGCTTTCTATTCTTGGACATTTACTTTGGCCTCGCGACTCCAGGGGAATGAGAGGATGTAACAGAAAAAACAGTTAAGACTGCCACCAGGCAAATCTTAGACTTTGACAGCTGATCAAAATGAGATTGTTCAACCCTGTCTTGGTTTTTTTGAGAATTCTACCACATCATCAATCTTATTCCATGCATTGCAGGACTTAAAAACGCATACAAACAGTACTGTCTTTAACAATACAAGCCTCGACTTAGAAGGAAAATAAATTTCCTAACTCTGTTTTCAGTCAAAACAAATGAATCTTACGGTAAATACTCCCAATAATACATTGAACAATACAATGAATGGATATCAAAATTTtgttaagaagaagaagaataagaagacgGGATTCAATCCCAGCTCAGCTGCAATGTACATGCCGCTAGCAAGTGCAAATGCCTAACAAACAATTTCAGACCCTCTTCAATGGGAGTGCAACTCTCTTTCCCTCAACAGAGAACTTCCGACTGCCTTGAAGCTGCAACCAGGAAAAAAAATTGCTGCATTTTCCTTCATATGGACAAAACATCTCCTTTAAAAAAGCAAAAAATGCAAAAATACATAACTTCAAAATGCATCCCCATGTTGCAATGGGCGAGATAGAAAGATCCACTAAATTGGCAGTGGTGCAGTGCAAGACCTTGGTTCACAGGTATGGAGGGCCAAGTGCCCCCACAGAAAAAATAATATTATGCCCCAACACTAAGACGACCAAAATAAAGCAAATGAAGGATTTTATGTACATGCTTATAAACTAATGATGAATCTTTTATCGCATCCCAAAGTCCAAAGCCTTCAAATATTATTCCCAATATCCCcaacttttattttcattttttttttaataagcatCAATCA
This window of the Malania oleifera isolate guangnan ecotype guangnan chromosome 6, ASM2987363v1, whole genome shotgun sequence genome carries:
- the LOC131157980 gene encoding meiotic recombination protein SPO11-2 isoform X2; protein product: MADLCKSSSFFSDQHLCYADILLPLEVRARIEVAVLNFLKILNSASPAISDLPLIARRSSNSRVGQGLLSDVSWIFLSHSFCTRSLMRPNAAKAFIRVWKVMEMCLRILVQEKRVTQRELFYKLLCGSPEYFTSQLQVNRTIQDVVALLRCSRYSLGIIASSRGAVAGRLWLQEPNQEVVDCSTCGSSGHAISGDLNLLEKMAMRTDARYIIVVEKHAIFHRLAEDCIFNTIPSILITARGYPDIATRFLLHRMSRAFPDLPILALVDWNPAGLAILCTFKFGSIGMGLEAYRYACNVKWLGLRADDLQLIPDESLVPLKPRDLQIAKSLMRSETLQENYREELEVMVQSGRRAEIEALYFHGYDFLRKYISKKIVQVSYI
- the LOC131157980 gene encoding meiotic recombination protein SPO11-2 isoform X1, whose translation is MADLCKSSSFFSDQHLCYADILLPLEVRARIEVAVLNFLKILNSASPAISDLPLIARRSSNSRVGQGLLSDVSWIFLSHSFCTRSLMRPNAAKAFIRVWKVMEMCLRILVQEKRVTQRELFYKLLCGSPEYFTSQLQVNRTIQDVVALLRCSRYSLGIIASSRGAVAGRLWLQEPNQEVVDCSTCGSSGHAISGDLNLLEKMAMRTDARYIIVVEKHAIFHRLAEDCIFNTIPSILITARGYPDIATRFLLHRMSRAFPDLPILALVDWNPAGLAILCTFKFGSIGMGLEAYRYACNVKWLGLRADDLQLIPDESLVPLKPRDLQIAKSLMRSETLQVKLTSALRQENYREELEVMVQSGRRAEIEALYFHGYDFLRKYISKKIVQVSYI